The Prunus persica cultivar Lovell chromosome G7, Prunus_persica_NCBIv2, whole genome shotgun sequence genome has a segment encoding these proteins:
- the LOC18769854 gene encoding transmembrane protein 106B, with translation MASKGESVYYAPIPSDPTHTQSQQTVVVLAPYRPNPNYRRRRRLRLCFSITASLLLLSTAIFLLFPSDPTLQLVRLKLNHVRVNSSPRPTLDLSFSLTIRVRNRDLFSLNYDSLRVTVGYRARELGFVSSDGGRVRARGSSYVNATLVLDGLEVIHDVFYLLEDLARGVIPFDTDTEVEGTLGLFFFKIPIKAKASCEVYVNTNNQTIVRQDCSPE, from the exons ATGGCCTCCAAGGGCGAGTCTGTATACTATGCTCCGATCCCATCCGACCCGACCCACACCCAATCCCAGCAAACCGTCGTCGTTTTAGCTCCTTACCGTCCCAATCCTAACTACAGGAGACGACGTCGTCTCCGCCTCTGCTTCTCAATCACCGCCTCCCTCCTTCTCCTCTCCACCGccatcttcctcctcttccccTCCGACCCCACCCTGCAACTCGTTCGGCTCAAACTCAACCACGTCAGAGTCAACTCGTCCCCCAGACCCACTCTCGACCTCTCCTTCTCTCTGACCATCAGAGTGCGAAACCGCGACTTGTTTTCTTTGAACTATGACTCGCTCCGCGTCACGGTGGGGTACCGTGCGAGAGAGCTAGGGTTTGTGAGCTCCGATGGAGGGCGTGTGAGGGCCAGAGGGTCGTCGTACGTGAACGCCACGCTCGTGCTGGACGGGCTTGAAGTCATCCACGACGTGTTTTACTTGCTTGAAGATTTGGCTAGGGGTGTAATACCCTTTGATACTGATACGGAGGTGGAAGGGACTTTGGggctctttttcttcaaaattccTATCAAG GCAAAAGCATCATGTGAGGTGTATGTAAATACAAACAATCAGACAATTGTTCGTCAGGACTGCAGCCCTGAG TGA
- the LOC18769594 gene encoding transcription factor IIIA produces MGIGEAEEEGPIFRDIRRYYCEYCGICRSKKTLIASHVLTHHKEEMEMAKEADGEREREKSNTCQECGATFKKPAYLKQHMQSHSLERPYVCLVDDCRSSFRRKDHLNRHLLQHQGKLFKCPIENCNRGFVSQGNMRRHVRELHNEDDPLANVGGQKQHVCQDCGKVFKFASKLQKHENSHVKLDSVEAFCSEPGCMKYFSNQKCLKAHIQSCHQHITCEICGTKKLKRNIERHLCTHEGGRASVERIKCSYKGCLHTFSTKSNLHQHVKAVHLEHKPFVCSFSGCGVRFAYKHVRDKHEKTGRHVYAYGDFEEADEQFRSRPRGGRKRKYPTIEMLVRKRVTPPDQLGQESEYHSWLL; encoded by the exons ATGGGTATAGGGGAAGCAGAGGAGGAAGGACCTATTTTCAGGGATATAAGGCGATATTATTGTGAGTACTGCGGCATCTGCAGGTCCAAAAAGACCCTGATTGCTTCTCACGTGCTCACTCACCACAAG GAAGAGATGGAAATGGCCAAAGAGGCTGAtggggaaagagagagggaaaaatcCAATACTTGCCAAGAATGTGGTGCTACTTTTAAAAAACCTGCATATCTCAAGCAACACATGCAAAGCCAttcccttgag AGGCCGTACGTTTGTTTGGTGGATGATTGTCGTTCCAGCTTCAGAAGAAAGGACCACTTAAAtcgtcatcttcttcagcACCAAGGGAAACTCTTTAAGTGTCCGATTGAGAACTGTAATCGTGGGTTTGTTTCCCAAGGTAACATGAGGAGGCATGTGAGAGAACTCCACAATGAGGATGATCCTTTGGCTAATGTTGGAGGTCAGAAGCAGCATGTATGCCAGGATTGTGGAAAGGTGTTCAAATTTGCTTCAAAGCTGCAGAAGCATGAGAATTCTCATG TTAAGCTGGATTCAGTGGAAGCATTCTGCTCTGAACCTGGCTGTAtgaaatatttttctaatCAGAAATGCCTTAAGGCCCATATTCAGTCCTGCCACCAACATATCACCTGTGAGATATGTGGGACCAAGAAGCTGAAAAGGAACATCGAACGGCATCTCTGCACGCATGAAGGGGGACGTGCTTCAGTGGAGAGAATTAAATGCAGTTATAAGGGTTGTCTTCACACATTTTCAACT AAATCAAATCTCCATCAACATGTCAAGGCAGTACACCTTGAACATAAACCTTTTGTCTGTAGCTTTTCGGGTTGTGGCGTGAGATTCGCATACAAGCATGTGAGAGATAAGCATGAGAAGACTGGACGTCATGTCTATGCATAT GGGGATTTTGAAGAGGCTGATGAGCAATTCCGGTCAAGGCCAAGGGGCGGCCGTAAGAGGAAGTACCCCACTATAGAAATGCTCGTACGAAAAAGGGTGACTCCACCAGACCAATTGGGCCAGGAGTCTGAGTACCACTCCTGGTTGCTCTAA